A genomic window from Planococcus rifietoensis includes:
- a CDS encoding SDR family oxidoreductase — protein MAIEGKVIIIMGASSGIGEATARILAEKGAKLVLAARREDRLKEIKESLPEAHIVYRKADVANHEEVQQVIDLAIAEYGQLDVLFNNAGIMPTAPLAETRRDEWKNMLDINVMGVLNGIAAALPKMVEQKSGHIISTDSVAGHVVYPHSAVYCGTKFAVRAIMEGLRQEQRENNIKSTIISPGAVLTELYTTINDKEASVALHQAQSEWGLAAEDIAQAVAYVIDTPDRVSVSDMIIRPTAQEV, from the coding sequence ATGGCAATTGAAGGAAAAGTCATCATCATTATGGGAGCATCCAGCGGCATTGGAGAAGCAACAGCCAGAATTTTAGCCGAAAAAGGCGCCAAGTTGGTATTGGCAGCGCGCAGAGAAGATCGCTTGAAAGAGATCAAGGAATCACTGCCGGAAGCACACATTGTCTACAGAAAAGCTGATGTGGCAAATCATGAAGAAGTGCAGCAAGTCATCGATTTGGCGATTGCCGAATACGGCCAATTGGATGTGCTGTTCAATAACGCCGGGATTATGCCGACCGCCCCGTTAGCTGAAACAAGACGCGACGAATGGAAAAACATGCTGGATATCAATGTCATGGGGGTGCTGAATGGCATTGCAGCCGCGTTGCCGAAAATGGTCGAACAAAAATCCGGCCACATCATCTCCACCGATTCTGTGGCAGGGCATGTGGTCTATCCGCATTCAGCCGTTTACTGCGGAACCAAATTTGCTGTGCGGGCCATTATGGAAGGCTTGAGACAAGAGCAGCGTGAAAACAACATCAAATCCACGATTATCTCACCGGGCGCTGTCCTGACTGAATTATATACAACGATCAATGACAAAGAAGCATCGGTCGCTCTTCACCAAGCCCAATCAGAGTGGGGACTCGCCGCAGAAGACATTGCCCAAGCAGTCGCGTATGTCATCGATACACCGGATCGCGTGTCGGTCAGCGATATGATCATTCGCCCGACAGCTCAAGAGGTATAA
- a CDS encoding cyclophilin-like fold protein, whose protein sequence is MKKLALSLGIIVMALGLSACDESVTDEIEEPNAEEQSSHDNNQKREEAQMANLLALELQIGNEVFSAQLYESETTEALLELLPLTIDMEDLHGNEKFFYLSERLPTNSESPEHINAGDIMLYGDDCLVFFYDKLSTSHQYTRLGYIENVEKFTQAVGEGNVTVVLNFAGNDE, encoded by the coding sequence ATGAAGAAATTAGCTTTGTCATTAGGCATCATCGTCATGGCTCTTGGCTTAAGTGCTTGTGATGAGAGCGTAACAGATGAAATAGAAGAGCCAAATGCTGAAGAACAATCAAGTCATGACAATAACCAGAAAAGGGAGGAAGCGCAGATGGCAAATCTACTTGCTTTAGAATTGCAAATAGGGAACGAAGTATTCTCAGCACAACTTTACGAAAGCGAGACAACCGAAGCATTGCTTGAATTGCTTCCGTTAACCATAGACATGGAAGATCTTCATGGAAATGAAAAATTCTTTTATCTTTCAGAAAGGCTCCCAACAAATTCTGAGAGCCCAGAGCATATTAATGCGGGAGACATCATGCTTTACGGAGACGATTGCCTGGTATTTTTTTATGACAAGCTTTCAACTTCCCATCAATACACGCGTCTCGGATATATCGAAAATGTGGAAAAGTTTACTCAAGCGGTCGGAGAGGGGAATGTTACGGTTGTCCTTAATTTCGCCGGAAATGATGAATAA
- a CDS encoding arsenic resistance protein, producing MKLFEKLYSLVIFLAVLIGLGLGQFEAIQQNAELLILPLLIIMLYITFLQIPLEQAKQAFKNAKFSSIALMVNFVVTPLVAWLLASLFLGGQPALYIGFIMLMVTPCTDWYLIFTGMARGNVGLSTAMLPINLILQILLLPFYLLVFAGTSGSIDLSFLLESVLTVLLLPLFLAIVTRKLAQKGKWLNERHLAKLASLPILFLALAITAMFASQGRLLLTNLDLLWQLLLPILTFFLVTFIFGQQLGRYLEFTYEDTVSLNMTTLARNSPIALAIAMTAFPDEPLIALTLVIGPLLELPILAAVTQLLLILRKFRPHS from the coding sequence ATGAAGTTATTTGAGAAACTATACTCCTTAGTCATTTTTCTGGCCGTCCTGATTGGCTTGGGGCTCGGCCAATTCGAAGCAATCCAACAAAATGCAGAGCTGCTCATTCTCCCTTTACTGATCATCATGCTTTATATCACATTTCTTCAAATCCCCCTTGAACAGGCCAAGCAGGCTTTTAAAAATGCCAAGTTTTCCTCTATCGCCTTGATGGTTAATTTTGTTGTTACCCCTCTTGTCGCCTGGTTGCTGGCCTCTCTCTTCTTGGGAGGACAGCCCGCGTTATATATCGGCTTCATTATGTTGATGGTGACACCGTGTACGGATTGGTATTTGATTTTTACGGGGATGGCCAGGGGCAATGTGGGCTTATCGACAGCGATGCTGCCTATTAACTTGATTCTTCAAATTCTCCTGTTGCCGTTCTACCTTCTCGTTTTTGCCGGGACAAGTGGAAGCATTGATCTTTCCTTTTTGCTGGAAAGCGTATTGACGGTCTTGCTCCTGCCTTTATTTTTGGCTATTGTTACAAGAAAACTTGCCCAAAAGGGAAAATGGCTCAATGAACGGCATTTAGCTAAGCTTGCTTCATTGCCGATTTTGTTCCTCGCTTTGGCGATTACGGCCATGTTCGCTTCACAAGGCCGCTTGCTGCTAACAAACCTCGACTTGTTATGGCAATTGTTGCTGCCAATCTTGACATTTTTCCTTGTGACCTTCATCTTTGGCCAACAACTCGGGCGTTACCTGGAGTTTACATATGAAGATACCGTCAGCTTGAATATGACGACCTTGGCGAGAAACTCACCCATCGCCTTGGCTATTGCCATGACCGCTTTCCCAGACGAGCCTTTGATTGCGTTAACTTTGGTTATCGGTCCCTTGCTTGAATTGCCGATTCTGGCTGCTGTCACACAACTACTGCTGATCCTTCGAAAATTTCGGCCGCATTCTTAA
- a CDS encoding class D sortase: MNKVYTIIMIAGLSMTGYFGFQWWQSAQAAETVSLEEIEGWNNAASNPMTSTPEPASERSLEPVQEPTPIMSNDMNDYEPGEEVGRLVIPSIETGYSTYWGADEATLDQGVGMYVSEWTTTPDQQRHTVLSGHRDTVFTGLEEMEKGDSVFLEYKGQRYEYAIEKIWITDAEDRTVIVDKDEATLTLTTCYPFDYIGYAPDRYIIQGSLVEVQEIQ; encoded by the coding sequence ATGAATAAAGTGTATACGATCATTATGATCGCTGGCCTTTCAATGACAGGTTATTTTGGCTTCCAATGGTGGCAAAGTGCGCAGGCAGCTGAAACCGTGTCACTGGAAGAAATCGAAGGATGGAATAATGCAGCGTCAAACCCTATGACATCAACCCCTGAACCGGCTTCCGAACGCTCCCTTGAACCGGTTCAAGAACCAACACCTATAATGAGCAATGACATGAATGACTATGAGCCAGGAGAAGAAGTCGGCCGGTTAGTGATTCCTTCCATTGAAACGGGCTATTCCACTTATTGGGGAGCGGATGAAGCAACGCTCGACCAAGGAGTTGGCATGTATGTGAGTGAATGGACCACAACACCCGATCAACAGCGGCACACGGTTCTGAGCGGCCACCGCGATACAGTGTTCACAGGTTTGGAAGAGATGGAAAAAGGCGATTCTGTCTTTCTGGAGTACAAAGGACAGCGCTATGAATATGCAATCGAGAAAATATGGATAACCGATGCTGAGGATCGAACGGTGATTGTGGATAAAGATGAAGCCACATTAACATTGACCACTTGTTATCCGTTTGATTATATTGGCTATGCTCCAGACCGTTACATCATTCAAGGGAGTCTTGTAGAGGTCCAAGAAATACAATAA
- a CDS encoding PLDc N-terminal domain-containing protein, producing MNTDITALLEIDWGRILPFALPIIVFNLLLIGVALYDWFKRKDRIAAPYAWLAAILLFQSLGPILYLVIGRKVIRHDYSREAS from the coding sequence ATGAATACTGATATTACTGCTTTACTGGAAATTGATTGGGGCCGGATTCTTCCATTCGCCTTGCCCATTATCGTTTTCAACTTATTGCTCATTGGCGTCGCGCTGTACGACTGGTTTAAGCGGAAAGACCGTATTGCGGCACCGTATGCTTGGCTCGCCGCCATCTTATTGTTCCAATCATTGGGGCCGATCTTGTATCTGGTCATCGGAAGGAAGGTCATTCGCCATGATTACAGTCGAGAAGCTTCATAA
- a CDS encoding ABC transporter ATP-binding protein: MITVEKLHKTIKKRQILSDVSFTVAQGECVGLLGPNGAGKTTLIKCMTGVLHYEQGNITFHSKPIAQHKQDIGYLSQHTDFKPWMSCAESLRFFGKLSGLDAAVLQEAIPAVLEEVGLKGKESYKVEQLSGGMKQRLGIAQAILHEPQLLILDEPVSALDPIGRNEVKKLIARLKKRTTIIISTHILDDASEFCDRYIVIKDGVIAGTIDSQLQQADRKQILVKTAKTPPASGIGAGDGVAHIERLSPSAFLLTGTEQLDLKKVVNDMDAQELDVKSIEFYEKGIEEIFLEMVSDT; this comes from the coding sequence ATGATTACAGTCGAGAAGCTTCATAAGACGATTAAAAAACGACAAATCTTGAGCGATGTCTCTTTTACGGTTGCACAGGGGGAATGCGTCGGCTTACTGGGGCCAAATGGTGCCGGCAAAACGACACTTATTAAATGCATGACTGGCGTTTTGCACTATGAACAAGGGAACATCACCTTCCATTCCAAGCCTATTGCCCAGCACAAACAAGATATTGGCTATTTGTCCCAACATACAGACTTCAAGCCGTGGATGAGCTGCGCGGAATCGCTTCGTTTCTTCGGAAAACTGTCCGGCCTGGATGCGGCAGTTTTACAGGAGGCTATCCCTGCGGTGTTGGAGGAAGTTGGGCTGAAGGGTAAAGAAAGCTATAAAGTGGAACAATTATCCGGCGGGATGAAGCAGCGGCTCGGAATCGCACAAGCCATTTTGCACGAGCCGCAATTGTTGATTTTGGATGAACCGGTCTCGGCACTCGATCCGATCGGCCGGAACGAAGTGAAAAAATTGATCGCCCGCTTGAAGAAACGAACGACGATCATCATTTCCACACATATCCTGGACGATGCCAGCGAATTTTGCGACCGCTACATCGTGATCAAAGATGGCGTGATTGCGGGAACCATCGACAGCCAACTTCAACAGGCCGACCGCAAACAGATCTTGGTGAAGACAGCGAAGACTCCACCAGCAAGCGGTATTGGGGCCGGTGATGGCGTGGCACATATTGAACGCCTGTCACCCTCCGCTTTCCTTTTGACAGGGACTGAACAACTTGATTTGAAAAAAGTCGTTAATGACATGGATGCACAAGAGCTGGATGTCAAGTCCATCGAGTTTTATGAAAAAGGAATCGAGGAAATTTTCCTGGAGATGGTGTCGGACACATGA
- a CDS encoding DapH/DapD/GlmU-related protein: MEMQEFIAFCKAGNPISSTDKELHSLLVQSSFQAQKIMVELNSTFNTQKEIVALFSELTGATVDASFLCLPPFYTDFGKNISIGKNVFINTGCSFQDRGGITIGNGSLIGMNVSIATLNHGLPLETRGTTTPFPVVIGENVWIGSNATILPGVTIGDNAVVAAGAVVSKDVPSNTVVAGVPAKAIKKITE; this comes from the coding sequence ATGGAGATGCAAGAGTTTATCGCTTTTTGCAAAGCAGGCAACCCCATCTCAAGTACAGATAAAGAATTGCACAGCCTTTTGGTGCAAAGCAGTTTTCAAGCCCAGAAGATCATGGTGGAGTTGAACTCAACTTTTAACACGCAAAAAGAAATCGTCGCACTGTTCTCTGAACTGACAGGCGCAACAGTCGACGCCTCGTTTTTATGTTTGCCTCCCTTCTACACGGACTTCGGCAAGAACATAAGCATCGGTAAAAATGTGTTCATCAATACCGGTTGTTCTTTCCAGGACCGGGGCGGCATCACCATCGGCAATGGCTCATTGATCGGCATGAATGTCTCGATCGCTACCTTGAATCATGGCTTGCCTTTGGAAACAAGGGGCACCACCACACCCTTTCCTGTAGTTATCGGCGAAAACGTATGGATTGGCTCAAACGCCACCATCCTTCCCGGTGTGACAATTGGGGACAACGCCGTTGTGGCGGCAGGGGCTGTCGTTTCAAAAGACGTCCCTTCAAACACAGTGGTGGCAGGAGTCCCGGCAAAGGCCATAAAGAAAATTACGGAATAG
- a CDS encoding LysR family transcriptional regulator yields the protein MELRVLRYFIAVAKEQNISAAAKQLHLSQPTLSRQLKELEAELGTTLFERGNRKITLTEEGLFLFNKAKEIVELTEKTEANLKGTKQEIGGEVYIGGGETEAMRFIATACKELLENHSGIRFHLYSGNADDITDKLENGLLDFGIVIEPMDKQRYDYIKLPATDRWGVLMRKDSPLAQRPFIQPEDLIDKPLLISRQTAVSNEMSGWFGKNIEDLRVVGTYNLIYNAALMVEENIGYALCLDKLVNTGEDSKLCFIPLRPRLEANLNIIWKKHQVFSSAANLFLQQLRIHLHN from the coding sequence ATGGAACTTCGCGTATTGCGCTACTTTATTGCGGTAGCGAAAGAACAAAATATATCGGCTGCGGCCAAACAGCTGCATTTGTCTCAACCGACATTATCCCGGCAATTGAAAGAGCTGGAAGCGGAACTCGGAACGACTTTATTTGAGCGGGGAAACCGGAAAATCACCTTAACGGAAGAAGGGCTGTTCCTGTTCAATAAAGCAAAGGAAATCGTGGAACTGACCGAAAAAACCGAAGCCAATTTAAAAGGAACGAAGCAAGAGATTGGCGGGGAAGTTTATATTGGCGGCGGTGAAACCGAAGCGATGCGATTCATTGCGACAGCATGCAAGGAGCTGCTCGAAAACCACTCGGGCATCCGTTTCCATCTTTACAGCGGCAACGCGGACGACATCACCGACAAACTGGAAAATGGCTTGCTGGACTTTGGTATTGTCATCGAACCGATGGACAAGCAGAGATACGATTATATAAAACTGCCAGCGACTGACCGTTGGGGCGTATTAATGCGAAAAGACAGCCCGCTCGCACAACGGCCGTTTATCCAGCCTGAAGATTTGATCGATAAGCCTTTGCTGATTTCTCGCCAAACGGCGGTCAGCAATGAAATGTCCGGCTGGTTCGGGAAAAACATTGAGGATCTTCGTGTGGTGGGAACTTACAATTTGATCTACAACGCGGCATTGATGGTGGAAGAAAACATTGGCTATGCATTGTGTCTGGATAAGTTAGTGAATACTGGCGAAGACAGCAAACTGTGTTTTATTCCATTGCGCCCGAGACTAGAAGCGAACTTAAATATTATTTGGAAAAAGCACCAGGTTTTCTCCAGTGCAGCGAATTTGTTTTTGCAGCAACTTCGAATTCATTTACACAACTAG
- a CDS encoding helix-turn-helix domain-containing protein, with protein MEFDLFKNQVRFKIALELIDVEEGLSILQLNKLLKEVSQATLYRHVNSMVEDDLLKVVGINRSGKVEEKLYALNTQAYKVSQEDWQSATYSERIRFITYYFMYILQNYKNYHERSVEEQTQDQSTFSLVKLNLTDESFNEFQSELSSLMEKYYHAQEPEEGTERAVSLVIIP; from the coding sequence ATGGAATTTGATTTATTTAAAAACCAGGTCAGGTTTAAAATAGCTTTGGAATTGATCGATGTTGAAGAGGGATTATCGATTTTGCAGCTGAATAAACTATTGAAAGAAGTGTCGCAAGCTACTTTGTACAGACACGTGAATTCCATGGTGGAGGATGATTTACTGAAAGTCGTGGGCATCAACCGCAGCGGGAAAGTGGAAGAAAAACTCTATGCACTGAACACGCAAGCCTATAAAGTGAGCCAGGAAGACTGGCAGTCGGCTACTTATAGTGAGAGAATCCGGTTCATCACGTACTATTTCATGTACATTCTGCAAAACTATAAAAATTATCATGAGCGCAGCGTGGAAGAGCAGACCCAGGATCAATCGACATTTTCTTTAGTGAAGTTGAATCTAACAGACGAATCCTTTAACGAGTTTCAATCAGAACTCAGTTCATTAATGGAAAAATACTATCATGCTCAAGAGCCGGAAGAGGGTACTGAGCGCGCTGTTTCGTTGGTGATTATTCCATAA
- the nhaC gene encoding Na+/H+ antiporter NhaC — protein sequence MKNQQKIEIPFVMALIPFIVMISIMAITIIKFGGSPHIPLLIGAAIAALIGWRYGYKWEIIEEGAYKGIRMALPAIVIIILVGLIIGAWIGGGIVATMIYYGLKIITPSLFLVTICIICAIVTLAIGSSWSTMGTIGVAGMGIGVSMGIPAAMVAGAVISGAYFGDKMSPLSDTTNLAAGITETPLFTHIKHMVYTTIPGLIIALVVYFILGRQFAGTAVDIGNINSILSALESNFVISPWLLLVPLAVIVLVAKKVPALPALTIGVLLGWLCYVFIQGGSVADAVNTLHDGFVISSGNEMVDNLFNRGGIESMMYTVSLTIVAMIFGGIMEQVGMLQAIVNQILKVAKSAGSLIAATIVSAFFTNATASEQYISILLPGRMYAKAYRDKKLHSKNLSRALEDGGTVTSPLIPWNTCGVFIVATLGVTTFAYAPYAILNYTVPIISIFMAFFGLKVEFLTEQELKALEEKEARQSAKPGDSDTSDSVLT from the coding sequence ATGAAAAATCAACAGAAAATAGAAATTCCTTTTGTTATGGCGTTAATTCCCTTCATCGTCATGATCAGCATCATGGCAATTACGATCATCAAATTTGGCGGCAGCCCGCATATCCCATTATTGATTGGTGCGGCCATTGCCGCTTTGATTGGCTGGCGCTACGGATACAAATGGGAAATCATCGAAGAAGGCGCCTATAAAGGCATCCGCATGGCGCTTCCGGCAATTGTCATCATCATACTCGTCGGTTTGATCATCGGGGCTTGGATCGGCGGCGGGATTGTGGCCACGATGATCTATTATGGATTGAAAATCATCACCCCTTCCCTATTCCTCGTGACCATCTGCATCATCTGCGCAATCGTCACTTTGGCCATCGGCAGTTCGTGGTCGACAATGGGAACGATCGGTGTCGCGGGAATGGGCATCGGCGTGAGCATGGGGATTCCTGCCGCCATGGTAGCCGGCGCTGTCATTTCCGGTGCTTATTTTGGCGACAAAATGTCCCCGCTGTCAGACACGACCAATTTGGCGGCTGGAATTACGGAAACGCCTTTGTTCACGCATATTAAGCATATGGTGTATACGACGATTCCCGGCCTCATCATCGCGTTAGTCGTTTACTTTATCCTCGGCAGGCAGTTTGCCGGCACTGCGGTGGATATCGGCAACATCAACAGTATCCTTTCCGCATTGGAAAGTAATTTCGTCATTTCCCCTTGGCTATTGCTCGTGCCGCTTGCGGTCATCGTCTTGGTAGCGAAAAAAGTTCCTGCACTCCCCGCTTTGACGATCGGCGTGTTGCTCGGTTGGCTGTGCTATGTCTTTATCCAAGGCGGCAGTGTGGCGGACGCCGTCAATACGCTTCACGACGGCTTCGTGATTTCGAGCGGCAATGAAATGGTCGATAATTTGTTCAATCGCGGCGGCATCGAGTCGATGATGTACACGGTGTCCTTGACGATTGTCGCGATGATCTTCGGCGGCATCATGGAACAAGTGGGGATGCTGCAAGCGATCGTCAACCAAATTCTCAAGGTCGCGAAATCAGCAGGCAGTTTGATCGCGGCGACAATCGTTTCTGCCTTTTTCACGAATGCGACCGCTTCTGAACAATACATATCGATTCTTCTCCCGGGAAGAATGTACGCCAAAGCGTATCGGGACAAAAAACTGCATTCGAAAAACTTATCACGGGCATTGGAAGACGGCGGCACCGTCACGTCTCCATTGATTCCTTGGAATACATGCGGCGTGTTTATCGTGGCGACTCTCGGCGTCACCACCTTCGCCTACGCGCCATACGCGATCCTGAACTATACCGTTCCGATCATCTCCATCTTCATGGCATTCTTTGGGCTGAAAGTCGAATTCTTGACCGAGCAGGAATTAAAAGCACTGGAAGAAAAAGAAGCACGGCAATCAGCAAAACCCGGCGACAGCGACACTTCAGATTCTGTCCTGACCTAA
- a CDS encoding GAF domain-containing sensor histidine kinase, whose amino-acid sequence MVNDQSRYSRLANITRIVNTKLDLHEVLQQVTTAISEEIVRCDSVGIFLPEGDGTYRGFAGKPEMMSGMTLQSQIIDPNTDNLAAELIATQKTIYIADTSTDNRPDLKPVGAFQINSLLALPISYETDFMGMVFLFNYGTPMNLTQSEIESVEAYVNMAAVAIQNAKSFNQKEKLLREKQLLLDLTRELSFCSTIQESLNVCFAYLKRAFGDGDFAAHIIKPPSMKGGTPTQFQAANDMTEQHWQKHLAEMGLNAIYAELLARAVLQKEVIRANLGAQHELLLLPMISMGKVHGIVSAVCRCEAAEDAVDLQIPFAQSVIEATAPVFSNLLYMDQLEGMVEERTGALYAANKRVNSVIESITDGFFVLNKDWEYTYINQHLFLPKGKTADEVLGKNIWDVFPETIDTLTYNEFHRAMIDRVTVRFESQSDAEDFWFEMTAYPFDDGICCVLKNIKEKKQYEKELKRLANLDLIGQMAAGISHEIRNPMTTVRGFLQLMLMNEQLEPHAAHFNLMIGELDRANAIITEFLSVGNTRTSDMKMMSLNTILDDISPLIKIDTANQNKQIHIYTQEVPELLLNHNEIRQLIINLYRNGLEAMDEGQTLTIGTYPENDNSVVLAVQDQGSGIDPAIIDKIGTPFYTTKDEGTGLGLGICYAVAARHNATITIETGPEGTIFFTKFPVEPEPNGEPDK is encoded by the coding sequence ATGGTGAATGATCAATCGCGGTATTCGAGGCTTGCGAACATCACACGCATTGTAAATACGAAGCTGGATTTGCATGAAGTTCTGCAGCAGGTCACGACGGCTATTTCCGAGGAAATTGTCCGATGTGATTCTGTCGGCATCTTTTTGCCAGAAGGCGATGGCACGTATCGCGGCTTTGCGGGAAAGCCGGAGATGATGAGTGGCATGACGCTGCAATCGCAAATTATCGACCCAAACACAGACAACCTGGCAGCGGAACTGATAGCGACACAAAAAACCATCTATATAGCGGATACCTCCACAGATAACCGGCCGGACTTGAAGCCAGTCGGCGCCTTCCAAATCAATTCCTTATTGGCGCTGCCGATTTCCTATGAAACGGACTTTATGGGGATGGTGTTCTTGTTCAATTACGGCACACCGATGAACCTGACACAATCAGAGATTGAAAGTGTCGAAGCTTATGTAAATATGGCAGCGGTCGCCATTCAAAACGCGAAGAGCTTCAATCAAAAAGAGAAACTATTAAGGGAAAAGCAATTATTGCTCGATCTTACACGTGAACTGTCTTTCTGTTCGACGATCCAAGAAAGCCTGAACGTGTGCTTCGCCTATTTGAAACGGGCGTTTGGCGACGGAGATTTTGCCGCACACATCATAAAGCCGCCAAGCATGAAAGGCGGCACGCCGACCCAATTTCAGGCAGCCAATGATATGACCGAACAGCACTGGCAGAAACACCTCGCCGAAATGGGGCTAAACGCCATTTATGCAGAACTGCTCGCACGCGCTGTATTGCAAAAAGAAGTCATCCGCGCAAACTTGGGTGCTCAACACGAGTTACTGCTGCTCCCAATGATTTCCATGGGGAAAGTCCACGGGATCGTATCAGCGGTATGCCGGTGCGAAGCCGCAGAAGACGCAGTGGATTTGCAAATCCCTTTCGCCCAGTCCGTTATCGAAGCCACCGCTCCGGTTTTTTCGAATTTATTGTATATGGACCAATTGGAAGGAATGGTGGAAGAGCGGACGGGTGCATTGTATGCCGCAAACAAGCGGGTCAATAGCGTCATTGAAAGCATTACGGATGGCTTTTTTGTGCTCAACAAAGACTGGGAATACACCTACATCAACCAGCACCTTTTCTTACCAAAAGGCAAGACAGCGGACGAGGTGCTCGGCAAAAACATTTGGGACGTCTTTCCCGAAACTATTGATACACTCACCTATAACGAGTTCCATCGCGCCATGATCGACCGGGTGACGGTTCGCTTTGAGTCGCAATCCGATGCGGAAGACTTTTGGTTCGAAATGACCGCTTATCCGTTTGATGACGGCATTTGCTGCGTGCTGAAAAACATCAAGGAAAAGAAGCAATACGAGAAAGAACTGAAACGGCTCGCCAACTTGGATTTGATTGGCCAGATGGCTGCGGGAATCAGCCACGAGATCCGCAATCCGATGACGACGGTTCGCGGTTTTCTGCAGTTGATGTTAATGAATGAACAATTAGAGCCGCATGCTGCTCATTTCAACTTGATGATCGGTGAGTTGGACCGTGCGAATGCCATCATCACTGAATTTCTATCCGTCGGCAATACAAGAACTTCGGACATGAAAATGATGAGCTTAAATACCATCCTTGATGATATTTCCCCATTGATTAAAATCGATACAGCCAACCAAAACAAACAAATCCATATTTACACCCAGGAAGTGCCGGAACTATTATTGAATCATAATGAAATCCGGCAATTAATCATTAATTTATACCGCAACGGACTGGAAGCGATGGATGAAGGGCAGACATTGACCATCGGCACCTATCCGGAAAACGACAATTCCGTGGTGCTCGCAGTGCAGGATCAAGGCAGCGGCATCGATCCCGCCATCATCGACAAAATCGGCACGCCTTTCTACACGACAAAAGATGAAGGCACAGGCCTCGGCCTCGGTATCTGTTACGCCGTGGCGGCACGCCATAACGCAACGATCACCATCGAAACAGGACCCGAAGGCACCATTTTCTTCACGAAGTTTCCGGTTGAACCTGAGCCAAATGGAGAGCCTGATAAATAA
- a CDS encoding ABC transporter permease, which translates to MTNFYTLTRTELAEAAKEYKFIWLTLFFVILGVTQPLVHNYMDVILENVGGADGITIDPNRPVPSSGEVLLSTISGQFNQIGLIILIISFMGLIASDRNSGMQDFILTRPVSLQSYLMSKLAGHWLISMFAIAIGAVVSYGYTIFLFGSFSFSDFSLFLLMYSLWILYVISLAILISTFIKGPILIAVATIAASIFFILIKGFNQLAFQLSPGGVLNVAENYLLPGREVNHFSILSCGMFIVFNLWLAKRNITQQ; encoded by the coding sequence ATGACCAACTTTTATACACTCACCCGTACAGAGCTGGCCGAAGCCGCAAAAGAATACAAGTTCATTTGGCTGACCTTGTTTTTCGTCATCTTGGGCGTCACCCAGCCTTTGGTCCATAACTATATGGACGTAATCCTCGAAAACGTAGGCGGTGCAGACGGCATCACGATCGACCCGAACCGGCCGGTGCCGAGTTCCGGAGAAGTTTTGCTGTCGACCATTTCCGGCCAATTTAACCAAATCGGGCTCATCATTTTAATCATCAGTTTCATGGGGCTCATTGCCTCCGACCGTAATAGCGGCATGCAGGACTTTATCTTGACCCGCCCGGTTTCGCTGCAATCTTACCTGATGTCAAAGCTTGCTGGCCACTGGCTCATCAGCATGTTCGCCATTGCCATTGGAGCCGTCGTTTCCTACGGCTATACCATTTTCTTATTCGGTTCGTTCTCTTTTTCCGATTTCTCGTTGTTCCTTTTGATGTACAGTTTGTGGATTCTCTACGTTATTAGCCTAGCGATCTTGATCAGCACATTCATCAAGGGGCCAATCCTGATTGCGGTCGCGACCATTGCCGCCTCCATTTTCTTTATCTTGATTAAAGGCTTTAACCAACTGGCGTTTCAATTGTCACCAGGCGGAGTCTTGAACGTCGCAGAAAACTACTTGCTGCCGGGTCGCGAGGTCAATCATTTCAGCATCCTGTCGTGCGGAATGTTTATTGTGTTTAACCTTTGGCTGGCTAAGAGAAACATCACACAGCAATAA